In Cryptomeria japonica chromosome 10, Sugi_1.0, whole genome shotgun sequence, a genomic segment contains:
- the LOC131076107 gene encoding cytochrome P450 750A1: MDLNTSVSAIGFTVLVFTVLLCTLLGCVRRANGRLALPGPFPLPIIGNLHQLGALPHRSLQRLAEKYGPLMSIRLGSVPVVVASSSEAAKQFLKTHDLIFASRPPSAAGKYLFYNCKDIVFAPYGSYWRNMRKVCVLQLLTPKRIESFKGVREEEAWAMVRSIWEKSEQGRVGVNLSHTVSCYTSDLTWRILMGKRTVDRLSGGSEFEELAAQAAKWAGVVNIGYLNPCVEWLDLQGLRRRMKKVQEQLDAIFDKIIDEHVGRQPGRSREEQHNDDLVDVLVDMDGEITIEDKKAIIMDMFLGGIETLASALECAMSKVFRNPHVLNKLQEEINFVVQEDEKVKDSHLEKMEYLHCVLKETLRLHPIVPLLIRHESTEACIVEGTHHNYLIPTKARLIVNAWAIGRDPRVWEDPLGFKPERFVGKNFDIVKDPELRMIPFGVGRRSCPGFSMAIPTIEIALAYLFHYFNWRSEGELEMKEYFGATIPKKEHLFSIPTQRLRENAPSCLKME; encoded by the exons ATGGATTTGAATACGAGTGTTTCGGCAATAGGTTTCACAGTTTTAGTTTTTACTGTGTTATTGTGCACTCTATTGGGTTGTGTGAGAAGAGCCAATGGGAGATTGGCTTTACCAGGACCATTTCCGCTGCCCATAATAGGAAACCTCCATCAGTTGGGAGCGCTTCCTCACCGCAGTCTGCAGCGACTGGCTGAGAAATATGGGCCACTCATGTCTATCAGATTGGGTTCAGTTCCTGTCGTTGTTGCGTCTTCCTCTGAGGCGGCGAAGCAGTTTCTGAAAACCCACGACTTGATATTTGCCAGCAGGCCTCCTTCCGCCGCTGGAAAATACCTATTTTACAATTGCAAGGACATCGTGTTCGCTCCGTACGGCTCTTATTGGCGAAACATGAGAAAAGTATGCGTGTTGCAGCTGCTGACCCCGAAGAGAATCGAATCGTTTAAAGGGGTGCGGGAGGAAGAGGCGTGGGCGATGGTGCGATCTATCTGGGAGAAGAGTGAGCAGGGTAGAGTGGGCGTGAATTTGAGCCACACTGTTTCCTGCTACACATCCGACTTGACCTGGCGAATATTGATGGGCAAGAGGACTGTCGACCGCCTCTCTGGCGGTTCCGAATTTGAGGAGTTGGCTGCACAGGCTGCTAAGTGGGCGGGTGTTGTGAATATTGGCTATCTCAATCCTTGTGTAGAGTGGCTCGATTTGCAGGGGCTGAGGCGACGCATGAAGAAAGTTCAGGAGCAGTTGGATGCCATTTTCGACAAAATAATCGATGAACATGTGGGCCGTCAGCCGGGGCGTAGCAGGGAGGAGCAGCACAATGACGACTTAGTTGATGTGCTTGTGGATATGGACGGGGAAATCACCATAGAAGACAAGAAGGCTATAATTATG GATATGTTTCTTGGTGGAATAGAAACATTAGCGTCTGCATTGGAGTGCGCAATGTCAAAGGTATTTAGAAACCCACACGTGCTGAATAAATTACAAGAAGAAATCAATTTTGTAGTTCAAGAAGATGAGAAAGTTAAAGATAGTCATCTTGAAAAGATGGAATACTTGCATTGTGTTCTAAAAGAGACATTAAGATTACATCCAATAGTACCATTGCTCATACGCCATGAATCTACAGAAGCATGTATTGTAGAGGGAACTCATCATAATTACTTGATACCAACAAAAGCAAGACTTATTGTTAATGCTTGGGCAATAGGAAGAGATCCAAGAGTTTGGGAAGATCCCTTGGGATTCAAGCCTGAAAGATTTGTGGGTAAAAATTTTGATATAGTCAAAGATCCTGAATTAAGGATGATTCCTTTTGGGGTAGGAAGGAGGAGTTGCCCTGGTTTTTCCATGGCCATTCCCACCATTGAGATTGCACTAGCATACCTCTTTCACTATTTTAATTGGAGGAGTGAAGGAGAATTAGAAATGAAAGAATATTTTGGGGCCACCATTCCCAAAAAAGAACATCTATTTTCTATTCCAACTCAGAGGTTAAGAGAGAATGCGCCTTCTTGTCTCAAAATGGAATGA